tcatcagggaaaacaagtggttcgttgaggaccactaggaggtaatgcgGTGAAACGATTATGCCGCCACTCTGCACTTACTGAGCACACTCACAGTGGACAAAAATgtatccgagtggaagtgtgggtaataccctcgcacgccctcttaacctagtCTATCCTGAATCTCTACCTCCCAGTACGGAGTGATTTCTTGCTTCCTTATTTTCAAGGTCTTGCGAAAATCTAAGTAATTTGATCCAACGCCGTACTTATTAAAATAATTGTATCTGCCTTACAGCCTAATACGTTATCCTTAGACGTACCCGAAGATTGTTTGCCGACCGCTGCCATTTTCTACCCCGTAGAGAAGAAAAATCagaatacatatttatattgataAGTTAAAGGCACCATATACGCAGATGTTTCATGGTGTTGAATGATTGGTTTTGTTGTGGACGCACTTTCCTGCCTAATCGGCACAACTACTCGGAGAATTTTTATCTCAGTCCTCTAATGGAAGTTCTGTGAAGCCCGTAGCCTCAAAGGATTCTAGATACAAGTGAGAGATTGTTGATAGAGAGGTTGGTTCCGCATACATATTagttaaatagatggttggtTTCATGACCAAACTCTCGACCGGCGGAGCATACATATGGTATGTCAAGGTTTAGTCTGAATGAATAAGAGTTCTACTTGCTGCACTACCCACACAGTATTAAATTGGCATAAGACCTGATAGAGTCTTTGGACGAAGCGGTGGCCCACAATACTCAGCGGCACCTCGAGTTGGACTACTAAAATGACCGGGAACTAGAGCCTGAGTCATGTTCGGTAAAGGGTTGTCATATCGGTAGCGctcctaataaaaaaaaatatggaaagcAGATAAATGTACATAACGGGCATTTTTAACATTAACACTCGTTCGACTCTTATCTGCCCAAACAAGTTTTGCCTTTTCTTTATAACACTATCAGCGGAAAACATATAGACTAAGTGAAACGTCTTGAAGGTACGATTCTGCGGTAATATTATTAACAGAAAGAATTGGAGCGTGCCGTGGTCATATTCGGCAGAAGACTGTTTCCATCCGCAGCACTCTCCTAAAAATGTTCATTACTACATCAATAAATGCACCAACAAATGACTTGAATGTTCCAAAACTGTTTTCTAATTCAGCAGGAACCTACCATTCATTTGGTAGTAAAGGCAGTATAAGAACACCATCTCAAACCCCGAAGCTCTTAAGTAAACTCGTGGTAAATGCATAATAGGCATCGTCCCAAAAAAGACACTCTAAAGCATTTCAGGAACTTAAATTATAACTCTAACTCCAAGGAGACTACACCAGCAAGTTAAGTTAAAAAACaatcaaaattgaaatatttgatatTTGCTTATTGGGCAACCATAAGATCGTTCGGTTTGTGCATGTAAATTGCAACTGAAATGATGTGAAGCAGATAGACTAAGCACACAGTTAAGTTGTTAATATCTGCAAGGCAAGAGAGTTACAGTTTCACTTAATACAGGGTCTGAATATAAGGGCTCCTATATGAATATGTGTCTAACTTCCGCCGCTACTGTAAATAGAAAAGACGAAACCGACATACGGTATACACCGAACCTAACCTATATCACACATGAATGGGTGCTCATGAGTGAGCGACGAATTCAGATAGAAGCTCGAAATTTAAACATAAGTAGACCCTTCCCGAAAATAATTTCTAAATCCTTTCTGACTGGGTAAGTCCACTTCGCAGGCACcgaaaagtaaaaatttaaaccGAAAACATCATATTGAAGAGGTAATGCCACCTACATAAGAAGTACATCCACACGTTACTTACAGAATAATGCTTAGTTTTCGTTAGGACAAAATGACTGATATCAAAAACCTCCCAGAACTTATCGACTGGTCATTTGGAGTCaaataaagcacagaaaataactATCGGATTGCGATTTGTATAATAAAACTTATAAATTCGATGGAAACGAAATCACTTGTTGATTTATCAAAATCCAATTGCAACACCTTGTTTATACAAAATTGCATTTACCATATGCAAATTGTACTGATTGAACCAAAGAGCACTTTGTGTCCGCCAGTAACAAACTAACAGTCAACAAATTAATACCACCACAAGAGTCTGAGTAATCTAAGAATATGTTATTTTCTGTTAGTCCGGAATATCAAAGCTCGTTGTTTCTTACTGTTTGTTTGTCAGtagtttgtctgaaaaagtttACACAAAGTATTGTCGCATATCCCAGAGGAGCAGCACAGGGTGTAAGCAACAAACACACTTACCAACTTCGAGACACTCGTATTATACCGTAAATCAACTCCTAATTAATGTATTGTCTCTTTCTAACCAAAGTACTTGGCTGCTGTGGCTATGCCACTGGATCTACCCAATCGGAATGTATATATGGCATTTAATTTTGAATCCAATTATGGTTTGCCTCCAAATGATTCCTATTACTATTGGATCGATAGGGTAAACTTTGCATTATTAAGTGTCAATGCACAAAAGAAAAGtttaactatttttaattttcatcttTTTATAGTGGAATATTGATAAAGAATCTGTCGGCATTGGCAATGAAGTGGTTCCAATTAATAATCGACGTCGACGCTTCTCACAAATGTACAGCCGCAATGCTTTCTATCGCAGTGTTGTTGGTTATCTGGAGCATTATGAAATGAATGGTACGGGTTGTCTATTGAGAACAATTTGCGATGTAAGCGCTTCCAATTTGGATGAACATAATGGACTAATTGGCAGTATTTTCAAAATTCTATTCatgtgagttgttgttgttgtagttgtgaTAAGAATTTTCATACCATATATATTAGGGTGCGAGCGCACAATTTGCGCTGTATATCTTTCAAGGCATCGAAGTAGCTTTTATCAAAGTATTGCGCCCTCTGttgagtaattttttataagcgttcCTTTAAAAGGGGTGTTATTTATTTGTTGGCCACTACTATTCCCGGAGAGCTTCTAGATCTCTTCTCCGcagcaaataattaaaaattgaggCCGAATTTTACCTGGCTATAATCTGCCTTCGAAACTCTATGCGGAGGATGAGGCTCTTCGCTATAGAATACATCGGCTCGCTTAAGTGGGAGGTCGTAAGCAGGTCATGATTTGGTATGAATTCCGGACTTTAGCGTCGTAGTTTATTATAAGAGTTTATCGGTATTGCCATAAACACAGTACCGGAATTGGTTCAGAGTAAGTCTCACTTCACGAGGTCTGTCGTGTTCTTTTTCTACTATATGAAAGGTTTCGGTTAGGATTTCGGGAGGGTAGATCACTCTTTACCGGCTCTAACGCCCCACTCTCGATAGCTATTCCTGTTGGAGATTCCGGTTACCAACTACTTTTGTGTTTTAAGGTATTAGAAACTAGTGCGACTTAATAGTTCATACCCCCACCCCCCACTACAAGACACTGGTACATCCGTCATTTTACTATTCACCGTTCCATCAACTAATTGGGCATCGGTTCACGATTAACAATCCGTCGAATATTAGACATGGGCGCATTACTCAGCAATAAAGTCAGTCCTTTTGGACACCGAATCTTATGTCCACGGAGTATTCAGGCATCATATAGATCCACCGGTTGTATGATCCTTGCCTCACCATGTACCAATTATTTGACATCACTATTAGCTTATCGATCTGACTGAAGCCGTAGAGACCTGTAGTTATCCACCAATCATCTGTTTCAGCTTTAAAAATTCCTCTTATTGATTGAGTATTTCTCATTCGATCACTCTTGCTGCTTGTTTACCGATCCTACCGGTAGTAAGTCGGTATTCGATACACAATTCAGCCAAGTTGCCGGTCATATCCACGTCGCGCTCCACCAGCTTTTTAGATAGCTATTAGTTTTTTCCCCATCATCACAACCAGTTACAAGTTTCCATCATGGTGTGTGTGGGAGCAGGGTCTACGCGACGTTTCCATCTAAAATTTGACAGTGCCTTTATCAAGGAGAAGATCCCTTGACTGGCGTAGCACACACGGACATAGTTCGTTGCTGTTAAAAGTGTTGATACGATACTACGGACCACATTCTTTAAATACTTAAGGGTTACACTTACGCACTATATACACTCCGATGGAACCCGTTCACTGCATAACAGCATATTCTCGATGGAATAGTATGGAAAGGCGCTTATAAGAATCTCTAGATTGTTGAACCCATTCGCGCATGGGCAGACCTGTTGTTATATTATGTGAAGAACTCGGAACTAGGCACCATGCAGAGGTCCTGGCCCGTAAAAATTTCGCGAAAAAGATGCCCGCTCCTGTTGGGCTAAGCGAAAGCATTACCTACTCGGACAATTAGGTGGCAAAAGAAGCTCTAAGCTAAAAAATGTTGTGCTTAATGACGTTATGCGAATGTTTGACTCTATTTAAGTTTCTTGTCGGGGTTTCTGAGTTTCTCTGACCACTTTCTATAAGACATGAACATATAGAACTGGACTTAGCTAAGCCCACGTTAAATAGCTACAACCTCTGGTAAATTAGGGAGATACGTTTCACAGCCGAAATCTTTGGGCTCACTTATACTAATTTATATTCGACGCGGGGATAACTAAAGCTCACCCTAATGTGATACTCATTGGGGAGACGTTTTTGGTTTATTTACAATTGTAATTTTAATAGGCCAACGACATCCGCACATGAAACTGAGCATCCGCTACAGAATGTGGATACGTACGCAGCAGAAGAACATGGACTTAATGGTAAATGTGAACAATATAGGCGCTGGTGTCCACATGGATTACTTGAACTGATATCCGAATGGATTTAGCGAAGATTGCGCAAGGGACATGAACAAGGAAACAATTACGCTTGCATACGTTGGAAAATAATTGTGAAAATTTTTAGTTGTAATTACAaattaaaactattgttttaaactAAAGTATGTGTCATATAAAAGTTGGTTTTTATTGAAATAAAGGCCTCGTAAGAATTTGGACTTGAATTTGTACAGCGATTTTAGTTATTTTTGCAGCAGGCACTTAAGTCATACAAATGTAGAAGTTGTGATAGACGAGTCCTTGAGGGGCATGTGGAGAAGAGATTCATAAAGAGAGGAGCGAGGGAGATTAATAAGGGAGTGTAACTGAAGAGGGCAATACTTCTTGCGATAAGAATACGGTACGTTAGGGCACTTGCCCTACTGTCTTACCCCTTCGACTCTCATCCACTAGATTATCGGCTTTTTTTTCATTCGTCGGACAAGAGTTTGCAATAGAATTTTTGGGTTGCCCATCGTCTTTGTGCTTAACAGTCCACGATAAATCCAGCAAATCAAGTTGGTAGGTCAGCTTGGTCAGCACTTTGTAAGATATATCAAGGCGAGCTTTTCCTTCTCATCCTGAACACATAAGCCGGGGCTATCGTCCCTGGTAAGGGCTCTCACTCGACACCGTTTCATAGAAAATCACGTCGCTTTGGTGAGCTTCGGTTGACAAGGTTAGtgtcgcagctgcagatataTTGAGGAGGAGGATCATATTTCATTGTACAGCACTACTAAGCTTCCGGAACTATACGAACTATACTGACTTCACATAATGGTTCGATCGACGGAGGCTGGTACAGCAAACGGTAGTGACCATTTAGGGCATCGCCTTGGGCTGATCCGTTGTTAGCCTTTTATGGGACTAGTAAATAAAATAAGGGAGAAGCGGATCTCACAGGGTCATCAGATGCTAGTCCTAAATTTCTCAGTAGAAAGATGGAGTTCAAACTTTGTTTCAGGAGATCAATTAAATACAGTTAATAGCATATTGACGGCGAAAATTTTAGATATCTCTTGCTAACGGGAATCGGAGGAAAATTACTCACacactaatattttttttttacgagctATCTGAATCAAAAATTTGATGGTGTCTATTTCTAATCAAAATAGTTCTCATCAACCTCCTCTCGCTTTCGGCTGCCTTCAGAGTCAAAGGGGGCGTAATTTTTTATCACCATTTAAACTGGAACAATGGCTGAAtagttgaataaaaatttataaacaaataaagagCGTTAAAACAATGAGATTACTTAAAGGAAACAAATCAAATCACTCAAATAAAACATGCCAGTCAAATGGAAGAAACCCGACATGAAACCACAAAAAGGAAGACTAGGCAAATAAAGGAGTTAAGAAATGAATCAAAAGAATACCCACAAACTATTCTTTGTTTGGATTTTTTACGAATTATTTTGTTTTCGTTGGAACAAAACGCTGCTGTTACTGAAAGTAAATCACtgaataataaaaatgaaatcgaACAAAGCGTAGAACAACGCCACAAAAAAATTAGTAacaaaaaacttttataaaaaactgTATGTAATAAAGGAGCACAGGAAGAGACGATCAACAAACTGCCAAAATCAAAGAAAGAAtgaatattacaaagaaatatatttagaTGGGCACGGGCGCACAGCAAGCGGGAATGGGTTGTTGAATGGCGCGCAGACTCCGGGACCATGGATGCCATAATTTAGGATTGTATTCACGTAGTGAGTCGAATCTGCGATTACGAAGAAGGAAAGTGAATAAGAATACTGCGATCTACTTCTTCAAGATCTCAAGCCGGGGATGATCTATCCGTACTTGTCCGAAAACGTTTTAACGGGTTGAACTTAGGCTATGGACTGCGATGGGTCAGCGTGCAATCTTGATAACGGGTATATGACAGTAATCGGCGCAACGCATGGGCAAGTTTTGCGTTATTTGATATCGTTCAGTGCCGATCTAGTGGACACCATAAAACATCGGAACAAGTCGCAACCTTCGTACAGCTCGCGCGTGGTACTTAACACAATGCTTCTGTTACCGATCAACATCGTTGGCAAAAGGTTGTGGCGAGGTGGAAATAAGGCTTCAAAATTCGGGATGTTACGAGCACATCAGCATTCTAACTCCTTGGTAGGAAAGAGAAAAGCCCAAGCGTTTTTAACTGAAAACTTAAACTGCCCGACTATGGCAAATTTCGCCGCTTTCATGGGTGCAGTCTTTCGAAAGGCTACTCAAGCGTTACCTTGATGTTGAGAGCTAACAGAGAGTTTTTGACTCCAAGTCCTCGGAGCAAGTTTTAGTCTTCACTAAAGTTCATATATCCTTCGTTATTAGAATGTTAACAGGGCATATCTAAATGGGAGCTCATGCGGTGTGCCTTAATAATCCGGACATCCCCTGCTCTATTTCCTGTATGGAGGACGATGGGGTGTAATCAATCACTTGATGCTGTATAGCCTTTGTAATAACGAGGTTTAAATGTCTCGATGACTCGCTATATAACTAGAAGCCTGTATCATCGTTTCAGTCTCGAAAGGTGAAAATTTAACTAGCTAAAATAAGAGCATCTGAGCTCGGTCAGTGTAAAGCCTGTCACGCCAGACATATTACGCTTCTCTTCAGCAACGGTAATATGTGTACATACGCCTTTCGTtcgaattttttgtaattttgcgtACTTATATATTTCATCAATAAGATTTACGTCACTTGATTTAACCGAGAGGGGTCTCAGCCTACATTAAGCTCCGCCCAGATAACTTCGGTAGAATCCCATTTCAAACGCTCTTGCCTCCCTACATTTAAATGTGTCGCAGGGGACAGAGTTTTGGCCGTTCTCAAAGTTGTATTTTGGCAAGCTTAAAGCTTTATTTCAAGCTTTATGCTCTTAAAGCTCACGGTGACCAAATTTACTCCCTACATTTATGGATCTGTCCGCAAATTGCTTCATTAGATGCATAGCCAGGAACTCGTGAATTTTATTAAGGGTGTACAAGTGGGGAAAGAGCGAACTGACAAAAATTGCTCCCCAAAGCTGGATGTTCTTTACTGAAGTGGTAGGTGTATTTTTCATAATATTTACGTGTGCATGGTTATCGGTTGACTTCCACCGCAGCTGAGGTCAAATGGTCAGGAAGAGTCACTTATTTCTTGCAGTGTAAAATATCATATAAACTCATCTTCCGCCCTCAATCAAACTATAGCTACGTCTTTGTATTCTGAAAATACAAGcgcacataaatacaaatttagaaGCGCTGATAAAGCAAAAACTTTCAACTTCAAAAAAATTCAGTTGTCCAGTGCTGCAAACCACAAGAACAAAACAAATACGCGAGCGCATGCAACCAACCAACCCGCCAAGTCATCCTGCAAGGCTGCATATCTTTGTATGCATGGAAATGCAAGTTGAAGGCTTTGTGGATTGAAGCTGATATAATGAATTTGTATATGGGTATAAAATCTCAATAGAAGTATGTATTTGATTACGTGCGCTACTTTGTGATTGAAAGGCGTCCGCAAACAATAAAAAggagctaacaaaaaaaaaatagcagaGGCCAAACTCTAACTAAAGCGCTGCATGCCATCAAAGGAGTATGTCTTgtgagaaataaaagaaaaaaatctgtagttaaaaaattaaattatattcaaCAGAGCGCACACAGCTTCAAGAAATAAGAAGCtgagaaacaaaaaaatgtggcaTCATTGCCTGCGCTTTGTTTGCATTTAACCCCGAGCATCAAAGATCTTTTTATGTATGcgcgtaggtaggtaggtaggttgaactggccggtccatgaggacctcacatagactgattgagtccgtagtgttaccagaagtttgttttaacgaccaaactgaaaaaccctatcaaaaaccaggacctatgttataaaataactccgtcctcttggcaaatactagaagcttcctaggacttaagccacttgctgcttctagatctgacagctgtatcactcctaatagctggagtcttagcctggcaagtgcagggcacgagcacagaacgtgctcgatcgtttcctcctccaacccgcacttcctacacctgctatcactgaccaagcctaatttaaaggcatgtgacgccagaaggcagtgtccagtcagaatacccgtcatgagtctacagtcctctctttttaatgatagaagcaactgtgttagtctaaggttgtaagacctacacataatcttcgacactttacagccccgcgcttgaacccacgccttttctgcttggtcgatcatgtgcacctctcgccttcgcttaatctcgcccaatctaattgggacgtctacggagcaagcttcaagggatgcgccctttttagctaattcgtccgctttttcattcccatctattcccatatgccctgggacccaatatagatgtatgcgcGTAGCAAGCATATTCATTCCTCTACGTTATTTGAATAGCTTCGACGGAAGTTTGCTTAGCGCTTTTAATACCAAATTTCCCCCCACCAAAAGCGCCTCAAGCTCGAAAAAGAGCGGAATGCGCTTGTCAGCGGCTGTCAGCACGGGACAATTGGCATTAAGTTCACTACATTAAACGcgtttacacacacacacacacaaacttacaTAGTAAGCTACAAATGCGCAGCGGGAGTGCAAAGGTAAAATGGACTTTAGAAGCCAAGATGACGTTTACTAAAAGCAAGCTGTGCTATGTCTGCTAAGTAGTGCTCCACATGCTACTTAAAGATCGTGGGATTTTATTATTTCACAGCTTTTTAGCTTCCCTGCATTGGTAACTAATGGAATTAATATGaattaagaaaaatttcaatTAGGCATAAGTATAAAAGGACTAAAACTTTTAGGAACGTCTGCTGCCTGCAAAGCTCGCAGCATAATAAAAGGAATTGTTGGAAATATCCGAAGGTCATGCTATTTATTCATCTGTCATAAATGTCATTAAAGAAATATGGCGATCGTCAAAAATTACTGATTTTTAATGAAAGATATTCTGATCTTTCTCCCAGAATCGTTGGATTCGAttggttatcgaaaagttaagactaaattttaaaaataagtaatCGATattctatcaaaaagttattgattcgTTTTCGAAAAGTAATCgcgttgttattgttatttatttctgatcggcgtgttatcgaaaacttatcgaacAGTTATCGATCGGTTATCAACAAATTATCGACATGTTATTGGTTTATTATCGTAAATTTATAAATGTTTGATCAGATGCTAAAAATTTGCTAACGGAGTCTTATCCATTTGTAAACAAAagctatcgacttgttatcgaaaatgtattgatttgttatcaaaaaggtgtcgatataatatcaataaaataatttacaaaaaaatatttaagttatatggttttattgaaaacaatacttacatgaagtaataataatgatgaaggttagaaaataattaggtaggtcctaggtactagtcatcacactcctcatcaatccagggcgttgatcagacaattaagtaaaagcgttgggcgcgtgaaatttctaaaaatgtgaggcgtggcatGATTAATGTTCAGttagtcttacttatgactatcaatagaaatttgacgcgtccaacgcttttatttaattgtctgatcaacgccctagattaatgaggagtgtgatgactattacctaggacctacctaattattttctagcttttagttttatcattacttcatgtaagtattgtgttcaataaaaccgtttaactgaaacatttttttaaattatttatttatttttttcaagtttttagtctttatttaatgcctattatttctcattctatttagttcatttaatgactcattattacaaggactctttcctgacaatcctcaatacataatccttccaaagactttactcgactctgcgccacgtatgcttgtgcctcctcgaattccaaaatattttgatgctaCTTATaccgaactgtatgtaatatttgtatttttaatatctcaattcttgcgccacctggcgtcgatttctttcatatgtcgctttctattcatgcatgtattatgtgtttcaaatatgagtcTAATCGGACATCGTAGGTCGctctctattcatgtatgtattatgtgttccaaatatgaaccaaataggaccgcaaatacgattttttgaatatctcgatccttccgccacctagcggcgatttttttcataggccgctttttattcatgtatgtattatgtgctccaaatatgagcagataggaccacaaatatgattttttaatatttgaatatctcgatccttgcgccacctagcggagattttttcatAAGTctctttcaattcttgtatatattatgtgctccaaatatgagccaaatcggaccacaaatacgatttttttgaatatctcgatccttgcgccacctagcggcgattttttacaggccgttttctattcatgtatgtattatgtgttccaaatatgagccaaatcggaacacaaatacgattttttgaatattttgatccttgcgccacctagcggcgatttttttcataggtatctttctgttcttgtatgtattctgtgtttcaaatatgagccaaatcggaacacaaatacgattttttgaaatatttcgatccatgcgctacctGTCCGAGCTTTTTTTTCCTATTATtgaattgtcatcgggttctgaactactttccaagtttcaagcttgtagcttatcgggaagttccttaaatgtcaattacaaaattcgtgccagccaagcagcctgtcaagtcaagctaaataaatccgtttaaaaaataataattttctttctCGAAGTATTATCAATTTGTGAGGGGCTGTTATTGACGACTCCTTGGTTTGTTATGAAACTGAttccgataaaacttcaatataaagtcAACGGTACATTTTTAACCTGTCCGATAACCATCCTATAAgataccaataagaagccgaatactcggcgataacaaaccgataactcgacgatagtGAGTAATGCTTTTACGGAATATCCAATATTTAAATATTATGGGGCCTAAAGAATGTCGTTGTGCTATTATTTACCAAGTTCATCAAACGTACGGGCACGAACATGCGCAATATTGTCATCATAATCCAGATTCTTCGACTTTGGTAACAGAAATTTAATGGCATTCAGAGTATTCGCTCATTTGCTCGTATGCATTTCTTCACCAGAcatttatggcgttttcttttctaaaaataatattaatttgttgtctctTCTCAGCTTTCTCGTTATCTGTGAACATGCGCTCAtacgaccatattttgcataagaGTTGATGCATGCTCTTTAATAAATCTTCGCCTCTGTGTTTGATCAGCTCGGCGGGTATTCTGTAATAACCTGGCGCCTTGTTATATTTAGCCGGAATATCGTCATTCTCCCTTCGTCATAGTCGGATACCAGAATGCGTTTTCCACCATCGGCGtttggggtatcgggttcgtcttctcccTCGCTAGCTAGCAATGAGGAAAAGTTTAAAATCTCaattcttgcgccacctggcggcaatttttttcatatgtcgctttctattcaagCATGTAAgtaatatgtgtttcaaatatgagcctaatcggacatcgtaggtcgctttctattcatgtatgtattatgtgttccaaatatggatcaCAAATACGAATATGtcgatacatgcgccacctagcggcgattttttttcatatgtcgctttctattcatgcatgtattatgtgttccaaaattaaccaaatcggaccacaaatacaaattttttgaatatctcggtccttccgccacctagcggcgatttttttcctagGTATCTTTCTGTTCTTGCAtatattatgtgtttcaaatatgagccaaatcggaccacaaatacgatttttttaaatatttcgatccatgcataCTCTGTACGTTAGTTAACAGGTCGCAGTTATCGTTCCTGCAAAAATcttccccggtcttgaaaccttccatCATCCACCGTATTTTTTGATCGAATTTTCATGTATTGTTTCTATCAGACAGCATCTGGCATCGTTCTCCCTCacgtttttttcttcttaatagGCGTCCCTCATAAAATATTTTCTACTGAATAGGAAAAGGAGTAtacaccttgtcgttggtgtgagggcttagccgaactccatagcgttAGGCGGAGC
The Eurosta solidaginis isolate ZX-2024a chromosome 5, ASM4086904v1, whole genome shotgun sequence DNA segment above includes these coding regions:
- the LOC137254127 gene encoding uncharacterized protein, producing MLFSVSPEYQSSLFLTVCLSVVCLKKFTQSIVAYPRGAAQGYLAAVAMPLDLPNRNVYMAFNFESNYGLPPNDSYYYWIDRWNIDKESVGIGNEVVPINNRRRRFSQMYSRNAFYRSVVGYLEHYEMNGTGCLLRTICDVSASNLDEHNGLIGSIFKILFMPTTSAHETEHPLQNVDTYAAEEHGLNGKCEQYRRWCPHGLLELISEWI